In Phocoena phocoena chromosome 3, mPhoPho1.1, whole genome shotgun sequence, a single window of DNA contains:
- the RETN gene encoding resistin isoform X1: protein MKALSLLLLPVLGLLVCGKLTCPMDKAISEKIQELTSSLIPEAIRNIGLDCRSVTSRGHLVTCPAGFAVTSCTCGSACGSWDVRAETTCHCQCAGMDWTGARCCRLRAE, encoded by the exons ATGAaggctctctccctcctcctcctcccagtcCTGGGGCTGCTGGTGTGTGGCAAGTTGACGTGTCCCATGGATAAAGCCATCAGTGAGAAGATCCAGGAACTCACCAGCTCCCTAA TTCCTGAGGCAATAAGGAACATTGGCCTGGACTGCCGGAGTGTCACCTCCAGGGGGCACCTGGTCACTTGCCCCGCAG GTTTCGCCGTCACCAGCTGCACCTGTGGCTCTGCCTGTGGCTCGTGGGACGTGCGCGCCGAGACCACGTGCCACTGTCAGTGCGCCGGTATGGACTGGACCGGAGCTCGCTGCTGTCGCCTGCGGGCCGAATAG
- the TRAPPC5 gene encoding trafficking protein particle complex subunit 5: protein MEARFTRGKSALLERALARPRTEVSLSAFALLFSELVQHCQSRVFSVAELQARLAALGRQVGARVLDALVAREKGARRETKVLGALLFVKGAVWKALFGKEADKLEQANDDARTFYIIEREPLINTYISVPKENSTLNCASFTAGIVEAVLTHSGFPAKVTAHWHKGTTLMIKFEEAVIARDRALEGR, encoded by the coding sequence ATGGAGGCGCGCTTCACGCGCGGGAAGTCGGCGCTGCTGGAACGCGCGCTGGCCCGGCCGCGCACCGAGGTGAGCCTGAGCGCCTTCGCGCTGCTCTTCTCCGAGCTGGTGCAGCACTGCCAGAGCCGCGTCTTCTCTGTGGCGGAGCTGCAGGCTCGCCTGGCCGCGCTAGGCCGCCAGGTGGGCGCCCGCGTTCTGGATGCGCTGGTGGCTCGCGAAAAGGGCGCCCGGCGCGAAACCAAGGTGCTGGGCGCCCTGCTCTTCGTTAAGGGCGCCGTGTGGAAGGCGCTCTTCGGCAAGGAGGCCGACAAGCTGGAGCAGGCCAATGACGACGCCCGCACCTTTTACATCATCGAGCGGGAGCCGCTCATCAACACCTACATCTCCGTGCCCAAGGAGAACAGCACGCTCAACTGCGCCAGCTTCACGGCTGGCATCGTGGAGGCGGTGCTCACGCACAGTGGCTTCCCCGCCAAGGTCACGGCGCACTGGCACAAGGGCACCACGCTCATGATCAAGTTCGAGGAGGCGGTCATCGCCCGAGACCGGGCCCTGGAGGGCCGCTGA
- the RETN gene encoding resistin isoform X2 — protein MKALSLLLLPVLGLLVCGKLTCPMDKAISEKIQELTSSLSFAVTSCTCGSACGSWDVRAETTCHCQCAGMDWTGARCCRLRAE, from the exons ATGAaggctctctccctcctcctcctcccagtcCTGGGGCTGCTGGTGTGTGGCAAGTTGACGTGTCCCATGGATAAAGCCATCAGTGAGAAGATCCAGGAACTCACCAGCTCCCTAA GTTTCGCCGTCACCAGCTGCACCTGTGGCTCTGCCTGTGGCTCGTGGGACGTGCGCGCCGAGACCACGTGCCACTGTCAGTGCGCCGGTATGGACTGGACCGGAGCTCGCTGCTGTCGCCTGCGGGCCGAATAG